In one Corallococcus sp. EGB genomic region, the following are encoded:
- a CDS encoding SMI1/KNR4 family protein has protein sequence MPKSMKELLAEVDANHFPKPPATPAQVAAFEDRMGWKLDEDLRAFYLHCDGAALFQRFPDANYYLLPLKEIRRARVAMRPADDDRFGPASWYTLVDLQDSDYVILDAAHQVDGKYPVLDAYHETFPEAVRPIAASFSEFLERALASGDEFFWLKG, from the coding sequence ATGCCCAAGTCCATGAAGGAGCTCCTGGCTGAAGTGGATGCCAATCACTTCCCCAAGCCGCCCGCGACGCCTGCACAGGTGGCAGCCTTCGAGGATCGCATGGGCTGGAAGCTGGACGAGGATCTGCGCGCCTTCTACCTCCACTGCGACGGCGCCGCCCTCTTCCAGCGCTTCCCGGACGCCAACTACTACCTGCTGCCGCTGAAGGAGATCCGCAGGGCCCGCGTCGCGATGCGACCGGCAGATGACGACCGCTTCGGGCCAGCCTCCTGGTACACGCTCGTGGATCTCCAAGACTCCGACTACGTCATCCTGGACGCGGCCCATCAGGTGGACGGCAAGTACCCGGTCCTCGATGCGTACCACGAGACGTTCCCGGAGGCGGTACGCCCCATCGCAGCCTCGTTCAGCGAGTTCCTGGAGAGGGCGCTGGCCAGCGGGGACGAGTTCTTCTGGCTGAAGGGCTGA